The Zerene cesonia ecotype Mississippi chromosome 19, Zerene_cesonia_1.1, whole genome shotgun sequence genome has a window encoding:
- the LOC119834496 gene encoding uncharacterized protein LOC119834496 — MTEPNNFKVPEPRKVGVWTEGVPLQTKEFVIPKKSPESLDDIPTLPDLDDLQDMFEKELSKPPASERKDRETAHTLAEVGGGLSGSVEGIEAALEVLKSFISPAESDSADTVWTIDSLLTLLD, encoded by the exons atgacAGAgcctaataattttaaagttccTGAACCTCGTAAAGTAGGCGTTTGGACTGAAGGCGTACCATTACAGACAAA GGAATTCGTTATTCCTAAGAAATCACCAGAATCGTTAGACGATATACCGACTCTTCCGGATCTAGACGACTTGCAGGATATGTTTGAAAAGGAATTATCGAAACCACCAGC TTCTGAAAGAAAGGACAGAGAAACTGCTCATACTCTCGCAGAAGTTGGGGGAGGCTTATCTGGATCTGTGGAAGGTATAGAAGCAGCTTTAGAAGTACTGAAGTCTTTTATATCTCCAGCTGAGTCTGATTCTGCAGACACTGTCTGGACAATAGATTCCTTGCTGACACTACTTGACTGA